From the genome of Arvicola amphibius chromosome 9, mArvAmp1.2, whole genome shotgun sequence, one region includes:
- the Dennd6b gene encoding protein DENND6B isoform X3 — translation MRQCGGQKSLWHGDDRPYNSKAPLALQREPAHYLGYVYFRQVKDSSMKRGYFQKSLVLVSRLPFVRLFQSLLSLIAPEYFEKLAPCLEAVCNEIDQWPAPVPGQTLNLPIMGVVIQVRIPSRVDKLESSPPKQQCDQENLLPAPVVLTSVHELDLFRCFRPVLTHVQTLWELMLLGEPLVVLAPSPDVSSELVLALTSCLQPLKFCCDFRPYFTIHDSEFKELTTRTQAPPNVVLGVTNPFFIKTLQHWPHVLRIGEPKMSGDLPKQVKLKKPSRLKTLDTKPGLYTSYTAHLHRDKALLKRLLKGVQKKRPWDAQSALLRRHLLELTQSFIIPLEHYMASLMPLQKSITPWKSPPQICPFRQDDFLRSLEHAGPQLTCILKGDWLGLYRRFFKSPHFDGWYRQRHKEMAQKLEALHLEAICEAQNIEAWMKDKSEVEVVDLVLKLREKLVRAQGHQLPVKEVTLQRAQLYIDTVIGSLPKDLQAVLCPP, via the exons AGAGAGCCAGCGCACTACCTGGGCTATGTGTACTTCAGACAGGTGAAGGACAGCTCTATGAAGAGGGGCTACTTCCAGAAG TCTTTAGTGCTGGTGTCCCGCCTGCCATTTGTCCGGCTGTTTCAGTCACTCCTAAGCCTGATCGCCCCTGAATACTTTGAGAAGCTGGCACCCTGCCTGGAAGCAG TTTGTAATGAAATTGACCAATGGCCAGCCCCCGTGCCTGGGCAGACCCTGAACCTACCTATCATGGGAGTCGTCATTCAG GTGCGCATCCCATCCAGGGTGGACAAGCTGGAATCCAGTCCACCGAAGCAGCAGTGTGACCaagag AACCTGCTGCCAGCTCCAGTCGTCCTCACTAGTGTCCATGAACTGGATCTGTTTAG GTGCTTCCGGCCAGTGCTCACTCATGTGCAAACCCTGTGGGAGCTCATGCTCCTTGGGGAGCCCCTAGTGGTCCTGGCACCCTCGCCTGATGTGTCTTCAGAACTGGTGCTAGCCCTGACCAG CTGCCTACAGCCCCTGAAGTTCTGCTGTGACTTCCGCCCCTACTTCACCATTCACGACAGTGAGTTCAAGGAGCTCACAACACGAACACAGGCTCC acCAAACGTGGTCCTAGGAGTCACAAACCCTTTCTTTATCAAAACACTCCAGCACTGGCCTCATGTCCTCCGAATTGGGGAGCCCAAGATGTCAG GGGACCTTCCTAAGCAAGTCAAGCTTAAAAAACCCTCGCGGCTGAAGACCCTCGACACCAAGCCAG GCCTCTACACCTCATACACTGCCCATCTCCACCGGGACAAAGCACTGCTTAAACGGCTGCTCAAG GGCGTCCAGAAGAAGAGGCCATGGGACGCACAAAGTGCCCTGCTGAGGCGGCACCTCCTAGAACTCACACAGAGTTTCATCATTCCCCTG GAGCACTACATGGCCAGCCTCATGCCACTGCAGAAGAGCATCACACCCTGGAAG AGCCCCCCCCAGATCTGCCCCTTCCGCCAGGATGATTTCCTGCGTAGCCTGGAACACGCGGGACCCCAGCTCACCTGCATCCTCAAGGGCGACTGGTTGGGCCTCTACAG GCGTTTTTTCAAGTCCCCCCATTTTGATGGCTGGTATCGGCAGCGGCATAAAGAGATGGCCCAGAAGCTGGAGGCTCTACACCTGGAAGCTATTTGTGAGGCG CAGAACATTGAGGCCTGGATGAAGGACAAGTCGGAGGTGGAAGTGGTGGACCTAGTCCTGAAACTTCGAGAAAAGCTG GTGCGGGCACAGGGCCACCAGCTCCCTGTGAAGGAGGTGACACTGCAGCGGGCTCAGCTGTACATCGATACAGTTATTGGCTCCCTGCCCAAGGACCTACAAGCAGTCCTGTGCCCTCCCTAG